The sequence below is a genomic window from Sphingobacteriales bacterium.
AAGGTCATCAAAGAGATGCTGGAGTTGAACAAACCTATCGGGGCATTGTGTATTTCACCAGTCATGCTTGCAAAAATCATCGGTAACGGAGTCGAACTAACCATCGGCAACGATAAAGGTACCATTCAGGCCATAAAAAGTTTTGGCGGGGAACATAAAATTACCGACCACGGAGAAATTGTTTTTGACAGAAAATACAAGGTGGTTACCACTCCATGCTATATGCTGGATGCTGGCATCGAACAGATTGCTGAAGGAGCTGAAAATCTGGTCAATAAAATATTAGAGCTAACTGATTGATCACCTGATCCGGAGTAGCCGTCTGACGTTATTGCCAATTCTGCCCAAACGGTCAATATTGTCCTGAATCGGGTCAAGGCCGATGTCTTCTTCAGGAAGTATAATGCTGGAAATCATATCGGGGAATTGCTTGGGATAAGCAATGATGACATTCATGTCGGAAAAATCCTGATCGATCAGATGAGGAAGCAAATCATGCTCCGGACGATGAGAAACGCAACCTTTTCTCGAAAGCATAATCAACACAAGAGACTGGTTGTCAATGGTATTAAAAATATCTCTGAATTTCTCGCTATAGGGAGAGTAGGTAAAAACAGGATTGGAGAAACTACTTGTAATTTCCTGATTTTTCCGTAATAAATTCAGTGTTCTGTTATCGCTGTAGAAAACCGGAGAATCAGGAATCTGACGGGCAAGAGACAAGAATTTTTTAAAAAGGCTTTCGAATCCCGGTTCAAATGAAAAATTGGTTGGAATCAGCCAATGCACCCTGTTGAATTGCATTAAAGGCTTTTCAAACTTGCAGATGATCAACTCTTCATTCACAGAAATTAGCAGATTATCGAGGGTTGTTCCGAAGATTTTACCAAAGGTGCCTTTTTTACCGCTCCAACCCATAACAACCGTAGAAATTGTATGCTCTTTAATGGCACGGGATATTCCGTTCGGAACACTCAGGTCGATCTTTGTCCGTATATTGATGGGTATCTCTGCTTCTTTTTGAGGTTCAATAAGTTTCTCCATCATTTTTCTGCTTTCATGCACTTTTTGGTAAGCTTCCTCATCATCATTCACCACCGAAAGCAAATAAATACTTTCAGCAGACAGTTCCCTGTAAATCACTGAGGCTACTTCAATCAAATGATGTACGGTAGCAGGATTTGCGATAGGTACGAGAATACGCGAAGGAATCTCTGCTGTTTCAGGTTCATCTTTGCTGCTATTCTGAATAACAATATTTTTCCCGGCTCTTTCGGTAATAATTCCTCCCAGGAGACAGGTAATCAGAATGAGCAAAACAGCTGCGTTCAATACAGTTTCATTTACAATACCAGCTTCAATCCCTATCATGATTACGGCAATGGTAGCTGCAGCATGTGTAGTACTTAAGCCGAAAATCAGATTTCTCTGATTGGCATTAAATTTTGCAAAAAGCTGAATGAAAAAAGCAGCCAGCCATTTTGAAAAAATGCCAAAAACAATAAAAACAACACCGAAGATGATTGTCTGAGTCCCTGAGTAAAAGGCATTTATATTGGTCATCATTCCTA
It includes:
- a CDS encoding isoprenoid biosynthesis protein ElbB, which encodes KVIKEMLELNKPIGALCISPVMLAKIIGNGVELTIGNDKGTIQAIKSFGGEHKITDHGEIVFDRKYKVVTTPCYMLDAGIEQIAEGAENLVNKILELTD
- a CDS encoding cation:proton antiporter, with protein sequence MNFDKFSFPTDNPVLVLLILVVIAYLAPLLFRKISLPGIIGLIISGIVVGPEVLNLMDRNLIVLFFQKIGILYLMFLASFEIDIKKFRQNSLNSILFGLLTLIIPFVIGFLTSVYLLQLDTYAAFFVAAMFSTHTLVAYPVVSRMGIINNPSVSVVVGGTIITNSLVLLSLALFKEFNQGLSDFSLLYVAGSLILFLLLVLFLLPKAARWLFKNTESDRGFDFLLVMFFLLFSAVLAELSNIDGIVGAFLIGLALNRIIPMHNALRNRIRFFGNTFFIPFFLISIGMMTNINAFYSGTQTIIFGVVFIVFGIFSKWLAAFFIQLFAKFNANQRNLIFGLSTTHAAATIAVIMIGIEAGIVNETVLNAAVLLILITCLLGGIITERAGKNIVIQNSSKDEPETAEIPSRILVPIANPATVHHLIEVASVIYRELSAESIYLLSVVNDDEEAYQKVHESRKMMEKLIEPQKEAEIPINIRTKIDLSVPNGISRAIKEHTISTVVMGWSGKKGTFGKIFGTTLDNLLISVNEELIICKFEKPLMQFNRVHWLIPTNFSFEPGFESLFKKFLSLARQIPDSPVFYSDNRTLNLLRKNQEITSSFSNPVFTYSPYSEKFRDIFNTIDNQSLVLIMLSRKGCVSHRPEHDLLPHLIDQDFSDMNVIIAYPKQFPDMISSIILPEEDIGLDPIQDNIDRLGRIGNNVRRLLRIR